One segment of Brassica napus cultivar Da-Ae chromosome C3, Da-Ae, whole genome shotgun sequence DNA contains the following:
- the LOC106401478 gene encoding DNA damage-repair/toleration protein DRT100, with the protein MTKLLPSPFSSLLAVVFISLISIVHCCSPKDQTALNAFKSSLSEPNLGIFNTWSENTDCCKGWYGISCDPDSGRVTDISLRGESEDAIFQKAGRSGYMTGSIDPAVCDLTALSSFVLADWKGISGEIPTCITSLASLRVIDLAGNKITGEIPAEIGKLTKLVVLNLAENRMSGEIPPSLTSLAELKHLELTENGISGEIPADFGSLKMLSRALLGRNELTGSIPGSISGMKRLADLDLSRNHIEGPIPEWMGNMKVLSVLNLDSNSLTGPIPGSILSNSGFGVLNLSRNALEGSIPDVFGSTTYFMSLDLSHNNLSGRIPDSLSSAKFVGHLDISHNRLCGPIPVGSPFDHLEASSFSDNECLCGGPLMKTC; encoded by the coding sequence atgacAAAGCTGTTGCCATCGCCGTTTAGCTCATTACTCGCCGTCGTTTTCATCTCCCTCATCTCCATCGTCCACTGTTGCTCCCCTAAAGATCAGACGGCTCTCAATGCTTTCAAGTCGTCACTGAGCGAGCCCAACCTCGGAATCTTCAACACTTGGTCCGAAAACACTGACTGCTGCAAAGGATGGTACGGTATTAGCTGCGATCCGGATTCGGGTCGGGTCACGGATATTTCTCTCCGCGGCGAATCCGAAGACGCGATTTTCCAAAAGGCTGGCCGGTCCGGGTATATGACCGGTTCGATTGACCCGGCGGTTTGTGACTTAACCGCATTGAGTTCCTTCGTTCTCGCTGACTGGAAAGGAATCTCCGGCGAGATTCCGACGTGCATAACCTCATTAGCCTCGCTCCGTGTCATCGACCTCGCCGGGAACAAGATCACCGGAGAGATTCCGGCGGAAATCGGTAAACTCACCAAACTCGTCGTTCTAAACCTCGCGGAGAATCGGATGTCCGGCGAGATACCTCCGTCGCTGACGTCACTCGCCGAGCTGAAGCATCTCGAACTGACGGAAAACGGAATCTCCGGCGAGATTCCGGCGGATTTCGGATCGTTGAAGATGTTGAGCAGGGCGTTGCTGGGACGTAACGAACTCACCGGGTCGATTCCCGGGTCGATCTCGGGTATGAAACGGTTAGCGGATCTGGATCTATCCAGGAACCATATCGAAGGTCCGATTCCTGAGTGGATGGGTAACATGAAGGTGCTCTCTGTTTTGAATCTCGATTCCAACTCGTTAACCGGTCCAATCCCCGGTTCGATACTCAGCAATTCcggttttggtgttttgaatctGAGCCGGAACGCGTTGGAAGGATCCATACCGGATGTTTTCGGGTCTACAACCTATTTCATGTCGCTTGATTTGTCACACAATAATCTATCGGGTCGGATCCCTGATTCGCTCTCGTCCGCTAAGTTTGTGGGCCATCTCGATATCAGCCATAACAGGCTCTGTGGGCCTATTCCAGTGGGCTCTCCATTTGATCACCTTGAAGCGTCGTCGTTTAGTGACAACGAGTGTTTGTGCGGTGGCCCTTTGATGAAGACATGTTAA
- the LOC106417006 gene encoding glutathione S-transferase T2-like — translation MNTTTGFVNLMYSQSSVDLESPEPAWFGSQGPDEFVFHPGVESSFQPGVQSAVQPTVESANKERRKWSPNEDKILIGAWLNTCKDPVVSLPRELGPAKQRWARINEQVCKFVGCYEAALRGQRSGQNEDDVMKAALDSFFNIYEHKFSLEHAWRELRHDQKWCTTYMVKDGGKEKRKQVVDVDTEDDVAEPESRPDGVKAAKAAGKRKKSGNEEEMSQLQSIMEMKEKLSKQKILERLLAKKDPLSEMEESLKLKLMTEMF, via the exons ATGAATACCACAACTGGCTTTGTTAATCTAATGTATAGTCAATCTTCAGTTGATCTTGAGTCACCCGAACCAGCTTGGTTCGGGTCCCAAGGTCCTGATGAGTTTGTTTTCCACCCTGGTGTCGAGTCTTCTTTCCAACCTGGTGTCCAGTCTGCTGTCCAGCCTACTGTCGAGTCTGCTAATAAAGAGAGGAGGAAATGGTCTCCTAATGAGGATAAAATCCTCATTGGTGCTTGGCTTAACACCTGCAAAGACCCCGTTGTCAGCT TACCTAGAGAGCTTGGTCCAGCGAAGCAGCGGTGGGCTAGGATTAACGAGCAGGTCTGTAAGTTTGTTGGTTGCTATGAGGCGGCGTTGAGGGGGCAGAGAAGTGGTCAGAATGAAGACGATGTGATGAAAGCTGCCCTCGACTCATTCTTCAACATTTACGAGCACAAGTTCAGCCTCGAACATGCGTGGAGGGAGCTGAGGCATGACCAGAAATGGTGCACCACCTATATGGTTAAAGATGGTGGGAAGGAGAAGCGCAAACAAGTGGTGGACGTTGATACAGAAGATGATGTTGCCGAACCTGAAAGCAGACCAGATGGTGTGAAAGCTGCTAAAGCAGCTGgtaagaggaagaagagtggCAATGAAGAAGAGATGTCACAGCTTCAGTCCATCATGGAAATGAAAGAAAAGCTCTCCAAACAAAAGATTCTAGAACGTTTACTTGCCAAAAAAGATCCTCTCTCCGAGATGGAAGAATCTCTTAAACTGAAACTCATGACTGAGATGTTCTGA
- the LOC106401237 gene encoding nudix hydrolase 16, mitochondrial isoform X2, which translates to MGRSLLNRWNLRRQQWWRCIPFRYLNSESGKVVHVLMISSSSGPGLLFPKGGWENDETVREAAVREAVEEAGVRGILMDFLGDYEFKSKTHQDECSPEGLCKAAMYALYVKEELETWPEQKTRTRTWLTIEEAVENCRHAWMKNALVEGFCKWHKEKMSKGEEIAGYD; encoded by the exons ATGGGGAGATCTCTTCTGAACCGTTGGAATCTAAGGAGACAGCAATGGTGGAG GTGTATTCCGTTTAGGTATCTAAACTCTGAATCTGGGAAAGTGGTTCATGTTTTGATGATCAGCTCATCTAGTGGACCTGGACTTTTGTTTCCCAAG GGAGGGTGGGAGAATGATGAGACAGTCAGGGAGGCTGCAGTAAGGGAAGCAGTGGAAGAAGCAGGCGTCCGTGGGATTTTAATG gacTTCTTGGGAGATTATGAGTTCAAAAGCAAAACACACCAGGACGAGTGTAGCCCAGAAGGTTTATGTAAAGCTGCAATGTACGCCTTGTATGTGAAGGAAGAGCTAGAGACGTGGCCGGAACAGAAGACTAGAACAAGGACATGGCTGACGATCGAAGAAGCTGTAGAGAATTGCAGGCACGCTTGGATGAAGAATGCGTTGGTGGAAGGGTTCTGTAAATGGCATAAGGAGAAGATGAGCAAAGGAGAAGAGATAGCAGGTTATGATTGA
- the LOC106401237 gene encoding nudix hydrolase 16, mitochondrial isoform X1 — protein MCDLVARTGRLQQRYEDGSRLVAGCIPFRYLNSESGKVVHVLMISSSSGPGLLFPKGGWENDETVREAAVREAVEEAGVRGILMDFLGDYEFKSKTHQDECSPEGLCKAAMYALYVKEELETWPEQKTRTRTWLTIEEAVENCRHAWMKNALVEGFCKWHKEKMSKGEEIAGYD, from the exons ATGTGTGATTTGGTCGCCCGTACGGGTCGGCTCCAGCAACGGTACGAGGATGGCTCGCGTCTCGTAGCCGG GTGTATTCCGTTTAGGTATCTAAACTCTGAATCTGGGAAAGTGGTTCATGTTTTGATGATCAGCTCATCTAGTGGACCTGGACTTTTGTTTCCCAAG GGAGGGTGGGAGAATGATGAGACAGTCAGGGAGGCTGCAGTAAGGGAAGCAGTGGAAGAAGCAGGCGTCCGTGGGATTTTAATG gacTTCTTGGGAGATTATGAGTTCAAAAGCAAAACACACCAGGACGAGTGTAGCCCAGAAGGTTTATGTAAAGCTGCAATGTACGCCTTGTATGTGAAGGAAGAGCTAGAGACGTGGCCGGAACAGAAGACTAGAACAAGGACATGGCTGACGATCGAAGAAGCTGTAGAGAATTGCAGGCACGCTTGGATGAAGAATGCGTTGGTGGAAGGGTTCTGTAAATGGCATAAGGAGAAGATGAGCAAAGGAGAAGAGATAGCAGGTTATGATTGA